DNA from Triticum aestivum cultivar Chinese Spring chromosome 7D, IWGSC CS RefSeq v2.1, whole genome shotgun sequence:
CCCAGATTTGAGAAATCTAAGCTTTGCAACAAGTGTGGATGCTACACGCATTCTATTGAAAAGTGCACAATGCTCAAGCATCTGATTATGCTGTACCAGCAATCTCAGGGACGCAAAGCACCTCAAGGGAAAAGGTTTGAAGCCAACTTCAACCTTCATCCGCATAGCGCAAAAGGAGCCGGTGGttcgcacgatgttcctcctggaCCGAGCAACGCCATGATTCCTTATCCGCCCGAGGAGTCTACTGAAACGGAGAACATGTTGATTGAGTACACCGCAAACAACGTGCTTGACGACTTCGACTAGTCCCTCAATCTCCTTAGCGATCTTCTTAATTATGTCCATTTGTGAAGATTGTAATAAGAACATAAGTTTGTTGTTGTCCTTATATTGTATTGTATCAGCACATTTGATATAATAAGATTGTATTCTATGTATTAACATGAGGTTTTCTTATTGTAAATTCTTTGTTTTATATAGTTTTTCTATGGGGACAATCCGATGGAAGAGGAATTGTGCCTTGTGGACAGTGGTACCACAAATTCCATACTGAGGGagatgaaatattttcaaattgacGTGCTATATTCACTCTCCCAAGTGGTACACAAGTGACAATTGAGGATGCTTTATTGTATCCCGATTCTTCACGTACCCTGATCGGTTATCGAGATATCCGTAAAAATGGTTTTCACATTGAAACCCATGAAGACAACAATGATGAGTATCTACTCTTTACTAAAGATCACGTATATGGAAAAAAGGTATATGAGAAAATCCCTTCTCTATCATCCGGTTTGTACTATACGTACATCAAACGCGTAGAACATGCTGCATACAaagtaatttttcagaatgttaGTGCATTCCAAACCTGGCATGATCGCTTAGGCCATCCCAGAATCGGGATGATGAGAAAAATTACTAGCAATTTCATTGGTCATAATTTGCTCGAGTCAAAATTTCCTCAATCTTCAGATTTTGTGTGCACATCTTGTGCCACGGGAAAGCTAATTTTGAGGCCCTCGCACCTCAAAATACAAGCTGAACCACTTCAGTTCCTTGAACATATTCAAGGAGACATTTGTGGTCCCATTCAACCATTATCTGGACCTTTCAGGTATTTCATGGTTCTCATTGACGCATCTACACGATGGTCACATATGTGCCTTCTATCCACACGGAATCATGCATTTGCCAAGATAATGAGGCAAGTCATTAAGTTGCAAGCCCATTATCCTGAAAGTCGAATTAAGTCAATTCGAATGGACAATGCTGCTGAATTCTCCTCACGTGCTTTTAGTGATTATTGCATGGCTTTGGGGATTGAAGTTCAGCACTGTGTTCCATATGTCCATACACAAAATGGTTTGGCTGAATCATTGATTAACATGATCAAACTCATTGCAAGACCTTTGTTGACGAATTGCAACTTGCCAATTTCTTATTGGGTCACGCTGTTTTACACACTGCTAACTTGATACAATTGAGGCCAACTACATATCATATCACAGTTCTTCCCTTCTGAAATTGGTACGTGGAAATCCTTCTAGCATTTTCCATCTGCGTAAGTTCGGATGTGCTTGCCGAGCTGTGTGGGTCGCTGCCAGCCTGGCTCCACTTGGACGCTTCAATTTCGTGATTGGACCGACACGGCCGAACATCGAACCGTATACCGTATCGAGCCAGCCAGGTAACTTCATCATACGGTATACGATACTCCTACACCGTATCGGCAGCGAGACTTATACGGCGCGCGACAGCTCGAAGGCAAAGCCAAGCCAACAACTCCCGCCCCGGCGAATTCGAATACGAAGAGGAGCAGCAAGTGCTGGCGCGCCGGCCAAGAAACGCGAGAGCTCGCGCGCCCGATCTGAAACCGGAACGCGTAATCAGCCAATAACCCTCGCGCCATCGATCGCGAGCGAGTAATAAGCCAAGATCGCCAACTCGATCGATCGATCGCCGCAGAACATCGATCCAAGTCAAAGAACTCGATCGATCGAGAACTCGACCGAGGCCAATGGAGGCGCCGCCGCAGATCCGCCAAACCCTAAGCGAGATCAGCAGCCGGACCCCCGCGGCCCTCCGGATCGCCGTGGGCATCCGCCTCGGGAGcctgccgccctccgccgccgccggccgcgagGACGTCGCGAGGTACGCCGCCTCCCTGGCGCGGCAGCTGCAGCCGCGCGCGCGGCGGAGTAGCCCCCCCACGGGCGCGGCCTTGAGGATGAGCGCCGCGTCGTGCTACTTGCCGGAGCACGACGAGGACGCGCACTTCTTCCACGCCGTGGCCGGCGTCATCGGCGTGGCGGACGGCGTCGGGGGGTGCCGCTTGGAGGGCTTGGACGCCGCCGCGTTCTCGCGCGGGCTCATGGCGAGCGCGCTGTCGGAGGTCGTggcgtcctccgccgccgcgccgccgccgccgggcggcATCTGCCCCTACGCGCTGCTGGAGAAGGCGTACCAGCAGACCGCCGCGTCCGGCACGCCGGCGGCGTCCACGGCCGTCATCGTGTCGCTCGCCGGCAGGGCCCTCAGGTGGGCGTACGTCGGCGACAGCGGCTTCGCCGTGTTCCGCGACGGCCGGATCCTGCACCGGTCGCAGCCGCAGCAGTCCTATTTCAACTGCCCGTTCCAGCTCAGCTCCGACTCCGAGGACAGCAACAAGGTCAGCGAGGCGGCAGTGGGCGAGATCGCAGTGGAGGAAGGCGACGTGGTGGTGGTCGCGTCCGACGGGCTCTTCGACAACGTGTTCGACGCGATGCTGGAGAAGATCGTGCAGTCGGGCCTGGCGCTCAGCTTCACGCCGAAAAACATGGCTGACATCATCGCCAGCCAAGCTTACGCGGCGGCAAGGCGTACCCAGGACACGCCGTTCAGCATTGCCGCCCGGGGACACGGACGGAATAAAATCGGAGGGAAGAAGGACGACACCACCGTCGTAGTCGCCTTCATCGAGTCTCGGGACATAGCATGATCTTACCATAGCTACCTAGTGATGCAGTGACGAGTTAGCATGGTCTTGTCATAGGTAGTGATGTCTGTTATTACATCAGGAGTTGGTAACTTCGTATGGTCTTACTACCATGGGAGTTAGCATGATCTTACCGAAGCTACAGTGTGTCATCACATTCCTTGGTTAAATCAATTATATTATTCTTTCTTACAATGTATTACTGGCTTCGTTGGTTAAAGATTCTTTGGAAAACTGAATCGCAGTACAAAGCCACCATAAAACTACAGGATAAGCTGAACAAACACCTAGGAGTAGTCAATAATAAGCACCCAAAAGCAGCTACGTATTCTGGAGCATCGAGCACCGCCTGACGTTCCTCATTTAAAAAGGCACCATCATTTGTCAATAACAGCCTGTGCTGAAAGTAAACCTTTTCCAGTAGCCTCATCAGCCACAACCAAGAAACTGTTACAGCATGAATAGTGATGAAGGGTGACAGAGCTACCAAGAACCATCACCAAAACAACTGGTGATTTCCTACATGATCACCCTGCTACTCCTAGCTAATATCGTGTATGAATGGGTCCACCTTCCACAGGAGTCGTGGCACCAATCTCATATTGCCGAGCTACCCTCGGCACAATCTGGATCACCCTGTTTTCCTTGTGCGTAACCTGAGTTCCTGATGACTCTATTTGCGCTATGTGGCGCTTGAATTCTTGCAATCGCTCACAACTGCAGAGTTGGAGCCTGTGCCAACAAATAGATACATATCTGGAGCTCAATGAGGATCAACTGCGAAAAGAAGACAAGCTTGTTTTAGAGCAAAGCACACTTTGTAGAAACCGGTAAACACGTTATAAGCCATACATAAAGCATTACACATACAGCAACAAAGACTAATACTAATTGTGTTAAATGAGCTAAAGATTAAGGAAAATAAAGCACAAAATGCCGAACCAGCCTGTGATGTCTGTAAGGAGAGAGAGACTACCAGATGTCACTTCATCATGGAACAAAAGGTTCagaagtcatattttgttctgccACTCTTCAGGATTAGGCACAACATATCAGATAACTGAGAGGTTGAATTGTAGAAATCCCATGCCTCGAGCATCAAACGCTTTCTTGAACCTTTGAAATGAACAACCTAAGAACACTATATCagatttggcatgctatcatattTAATGAAAACGATACTGCATATAACAACATGCTCCAAAATATCAGCAAGTGTAACACTGGACAAGTGGCAAGTGGCAACAATAAAAAGCAGTGTACTAATTAC
Protein-coding regions in this window:
- the LOC123165084 gene encoding putative protein phosphatase 2C 24, with the translated sequence MEAPPQIRQTLSEISSRTPAALRIAVGIRLGSLPPSAAAGREDVARYAASLARQLQPRARRSSPPTGAALRMSAASCYLPEHDEDAHFFHAVAGVIGVADGVGGCRLEGLDAAAFSRGLMASALSEVVASSAAAPPPPGGICPYALLEKAYQQTAASGTPAASTAVIVSLAGRALRWAYVGDSGFAVFRDGRILHRSQPQQSYFNCPFQLSSDSEDSNKVSEAAVGEIAVEEGDVVVVASDGLFDNVFDAMLEKIVQSGLALSFTPKNMADIIASQAYAAARRTQDTPFSIAARGHGRNKIGGKKDDTTVVVAFIESRDIA